Proteins encoded by one window of Massilia sp. NR 4-1:
- the rpmA gene encoding 50S ribosomal protein L27, with protein MAHKKGGGTTRNGRDSESKRLGVKVYGGQKINAGGIIIRQRGTPVRAGEGVGTGKDHTLFALVDGVVKFVTKGAGNHKFVTVVAAAA; from the coding sequence ATGGCACACAAAAAAGGCGGCGGCACTACCCGCAACGGCCGTGACTCAGAATCAAAACGCCTGGGCGTTAAGGTTTACGGCGGCCAAAAGATCAATGCTGGCGGCATCATCATTCGTCAACGTGGCACCCCAGTGCGCGCTGGCGAAGGCGTAGGCACCGGCAAGGACCACACCCTGTTCGCTCTGGTGGACGGCGTTGTGAAGTTCGTGACCAAAGGCGCTGGCAACCACAAGTTTGTCACCGTCGTAGCCGCTGCTGCTTAA
- the rplU gene encoding 50S ribosomal protein L21 — protein MYAVIKTGGKQYKVVAGEKLKVEQIPADIGSELTIDQVLAVGAGDTIKFGAPLVEGAKVLVKVVSQGRHDKVKIFKMRRRKHYQKHQGHRQNYTEIQIVSING, from the coding sequence ATGTACGCGGTCATAAAAACCGGTGGCAAACAGTACAAAGTTGTCGCTGGCGAAAAACTCAAAGTAGAACAGATACCTGCTGACATTGGTTCCGAACTCACCATCGATCAAGTTCTCGCCGTTGGCGCGGGCGACACCATCAAGTTTGGTGCCCCACTGGTTGAAGGTGCAAAGGTTCTGGTGAAAGTGGTTTCCCAAGGTCGTCACGACAAGGTGAAAATCTTCAAGATGCGTCGTCGTAAGCACTACCAGAAGCATCAAGGTCACCGTCAGAACTACACCGAAATCCAAATCGTTTCGATCAACGGCTAA
- the ispB gene encoding octaprenyl diphosphate synthase — MSAATQTSTQNNITSTIAADMDAVNVVIRQRLHSEVALVNQIAEYIISAGGKRIRPVLVLLVANAYAYKGEAHHELAAVVEFIHTATLLHDDVVDESSMRRGRQTANALFGNAASVLVGDFLYSRSFQMMVSLNNMRVMQILSDATNVIAEGEVLQLLNMHDPDVSRERYLQVIRSKTAKLFEAAAELGALVAGANDSQIAAAGEYGRSLGTAFQLIDDVLDYAGDAAEIGKNVGDDLREGKPTLPLIYLMENGTSEQRELVRSCIENGDEQHFDTILAAVTSSGALDYTRREAEVAAQRAIDAIADLPDSQYKQSLLQLAHFAVDRKH; from the coding sequence TTGTCCGCCGCTACCCAAACCTCCACCCAGAACAACATCACCAGCACCATCGCCGCCGATATGGACGCGGTCAACGTGGTGATCCGCCAGCGCCTCCACTCCGAAGTCGCGCTGGTCAACCAGATCGCAGAGTACATCATCAGCGCCGGCGGCAAACGCATCCGGCCGGTGCTGGTGCTGCTGGTGGCCAACGCCTACGCCTACAAGGGCGAGGCGCACCACGAGCTGGCGGCCGTTGTGGAATTCATCCACACCGCGACCCTGCTGCACGACGACGTGGTGGACGAATCCTCGATGCGGCGCGGCCGCCAGACCGCCAACGCGCTGTTCGGCAATGCCGCCTCGGTGCTGGTGGGCGACTTCCTGTACTCGCGCTCCTTCCAGATGATGGTGTCGCTGAATAATATGCGCGTGATGCAGATCCTGTCGGACGCCACCAATGTGATCGCCGAGGGCGAAGTGCTGCAGCTGCTGAATATGCACGACCCGGACGTGAGCCGCGAACGCTATCTGCAGGTGATCCGCTCCAAGACCGCCAAGCTGTTCGAAGCGGCGGCCGAACTGGGCGCCCTGGTCGCCGGCGCCAACGACTCGCAAATCGCCGCCGCCGGCGAATACGGCCGCTCGCTGGGCACCGCCTTCCAGCTGATCGACGATGTGCTGGACTATGCCGGCGACGCCGCCGAAATCGGCAAGAACGTGGGCGACGACCTGCGCGAAGGCAAACCGACCCTGCCGCTGATCTATCTGATGGAAAACGGCACGTCGGAGCAACGCGAACTGGTGCGCTCCTGCATCGAAAACGGCGACGAGCAGCACTTCGACACCATCCTGGCCGCCGTCACCAGCAGCGGCGCCCTCGATTACACGCGCCGCGAAGCTGAAGTGGCCGCCCAGCGCGCCATCGACGCCATCGCCGACCTGCCGGACAGCCAGTACAAACAATCCCTGCTGCAACTGGCGCACTTCGCGGTCGACCGCAAGCACTGA
- the arsC gene encoding arsenate reductase (glutaredoxin) (This arsenate reductase requires both glutathione and glutaredoxin to convert arsenate to arsenite, after which the efflux transporter formed by ArsA and ArsB can extrude the arsenite from the cell, providing resistance.) produces MTITIYHNNACSNSRGALALIREAGVEPEIIEYLKTPPTRAILVDLIDRAGLTARGAMRDKGEIYEQLGLADPSLSDEQLVDAMMAHPELINRPFVVTEKGVRLCRPPEIVKEIL; encoded by the coding sequence ATGACCATCACCATTTACCACAACAACGCCTGCAGCAACTCGCGCGGTGCCCTGGCCTTGATCCGCGAAGCGGGTGTCGAGCCGGAAATCATCGAATACCTGAAAACCCCGCCCACCCGCGCCATCCTGGTCGATTTGATCGACCGCGCCGGGCTGACAGCGCGTGGCGCCATGCGCGACAAGGGCGAAATCTATGAACAGCTCGGCCTGGCCGACCCCTCCCTGTCCGACGAGCAGCTGGTGGACGCCATGATGGCGCATCCGGAACTGATCAATCGTCCCTTCGTGGTGACGGAGAAGGGCGTGCGCCTGTGCCGTCCGCCCGAGATTGTGAAAGAGATCCTGTAA
- a CDS encoding DUF3828 domain-containing protein, which produces MAAFGWGGQVIAAPAETEASVVARLYKDFGWQAFASQRELFGEVLQHQDKAVLRRYFAPSLVELLIHDSICQIKEHGICLLDFDILFDSQDPVITDLEVQRQSSGKVQIRFKDPTNGQAREIEFLVVRLAGQWKIADILYRTKAEPSLKRILLRR; this is translated from the coding sequence GTGGCCGCTTTCGGTTGGGGCGGTCAAGTAATCGCCGCGCCAGCCGAGACGGAAGCATCGGTTGTCGCACGCCTTTATAAAGATTTTGGGTGGCAGGCTTTTGCTAGTCAACGAGAATTGTTTGGGGAGGTTCTACAGCATCAGGACAAAGCCGTGCTTAGGCGATATTTCGCCCCATCCCTGGTTGAGTTGCTTATCCACGATTCTATTTGTCAGATCAAGGAGCATGGTATATGCCTACTCGACTTCGATATTCTGTTCGACTCTCAGGATCCGGTTATTACTGATCTCGAAGTGCAGCGGCAGTCTTCAGGTAAGGTACAAATCCGATTTAAAGACCCAACCAATGGCCAAGCAAGGGAAATTGAGTTCCTCGTTGTGCGACTTGCAGGGCAATGGAAAATTGCGGATATCCTCTATAGGACAAAGGCGGAGCCGTCGCTGAAGCGAATTCTGCTGCGGCGGTGA
- a CDS encoding type VI secretion system tube protein Hcp, producing the protein MATDIYIQIEGIAGESRDENHKGWIEATGVHWGVFQPRSTIASSAGGHTVERADLSEISFSKLADLSSPILAQTCAMGKTIPRARVEMFRADGNGSRIKYFEIELENVLIGLVKPHLGGEDSYLCEIVNLKYSMIKWKYSQQKISGGLGGNTVGGWDLATNKIV; encoded by the coding sequence ATGGCAACCGACATTTACATCCAGATCGAAGGAATCGCTGGCGAGTCACGAGACGAAAACCACAAAGGCTGGATTGAGGCAACCGGTGTGCACTGGGGCGTTTTTCAACCGCGCAGCACGATTGCGTCGAGCGCTGGTGGACATACAGTTGAACGTGCCGACCTCTCCGAAATCTCCTTCAGCAAGCTGGCAGATCTATCGTCCCCGATTCTTGCCCAGACCTGTGCCATGGGTAAAACAATTCCACGTGCGCGAGTTGAAATGTTTCGTGCCGACGGCAATGGTAGTCGCATCAAATACTTTGAGATTGAGTTGGAAAATGTCTTAATTGGCTTGGTTAAGCCTCACTTAGGAGGAGAGGATTCCTACCTGTGCGAGATCGTCAATTTGAAGTACTCTATGATCAAGTGGAAATATAGCCAACAGAAAATCAGTGGGGGATTGGGCGGTAATACTGTAGGCGGCTGGGACCTGGCTACGAACAAGATTGTATAA
- the obgE gene encoding GTPase ObgE, translating into MKFIDEARIEVIAGNGGNGCASFCREKFRPFGGPDGGDGGKGGTIWAVADRNVNTLVDYRFSKMHRAKDGESGRGSDCYGKGADDVVLRMPVGTLIIDEVSGEIIADMTEHGQTEMLAKGGEGGWGNIHFKTSTNRAPRQKTEGKEGERRELRLELKILADVGLLGMPNAGKSTFITAVSNARPKIADYPFTTLHPNLGVVRVSHEKSFVIADIPGLIEGAAEGAGLGHQFLRHLSRTGLLLHIVDLAPFEATVDPVKEAKALVKELQKYDPALGEKPRWLVLNKLDVVPAEERAKKVKDFVKKMGFKGPVFEISALSHEGTQDLVNAIYKYLEEKRHSEQRSEETQMTEEARGISSIDPDDPRFKVLD; encoded by the coding sequence ATGAAGTTTATCGACGAAGCAAGAATTGAAGTCATCGCCGGCAACGGCGGCAATGGCTGCGCCTCTTTTTGCCGTGAAAAATTTAGACCCTTCGGCGGCCCGGACGGCGGCGACGGCGGCAAGGGCGGCACCATCTGGGCCGTAGCCGACCGCAACGTCAACACGCTGGTCGACTACCGCTTTTCGAAGATGCACCGCGCTAAGGACGGCGAGTCCGGCCGCGGTTCCGACTGCTATGGCAAGGGCGCCGACGATGTCGTGCTGCGCATGCCGGTCGGCACGCTGATCATCGACGAAGTGTCGGGCGAAATCATCGCCGACATGACCGAGCACGGTCAGACCGAAATGCTGGCCAAGGGCGGCGAGGGCGGCTGGGGCAATATTCACTTCAAGACGTCGACTAACCGTGCGCCGCGTCAAAAGACCGAAGGCAAGGAAGGCGAACGCCGCGAACTGCGCCTGGAGTTGAAGATCCTGGCCGACGTGGGTCTGCTGGGCATGCCGAATGCGGGCAAGTCCACCTTCATCACGGCCGTGTCGAATGCGCGTCCGAAGATTGCCGATTACCCGTTCACCACCCTGCACCCGAACCTGGGCGTGGTCCGCGTTTCGCACGAGAAGAGCTTCGTGATCGCCGACATTCCAGGCCTGATCGAAGGTGCGGCCGAAGGCGCCGGCCTGGGCCACCAGTTCCTGCGTCACCTGTCGCGCACCGGCCTGCTGCTGCATATCGTGGACCTGGCGCCGTTCGAGGCGACCGTGGACCCGGTCAAGGAAGCCAAGGCCCTGGTCAAGGAATTGCAGAAGTACGATCCGGCGCTGGGCGAGAAGCCGCGCTGGCTGGTGCTGAACAAGCTGGATGTGGTGCCGGCCGAAGAACGCGCCAAGAAGGTCAAGGACTTCGTCAAGAAGATGGGCTTCAAGGGTCCGGTCTTCGAGATTTCGGCCCTGAGCCACGAAGGCACGCAAGACCTGGTGAACGCGATCTACAAATATCTGGAAGAGAAGCGCCATAGCGAGCAGCGTTCCGAAGAAACGCAGATGACCGAGGAAGCGCGCGGCATCTCGTCCATCGATCCGGATGATCCACGTTTCAAGGTTCTGGACTGA
- the argS gene encoding arginine--tRNA ligase: MRESEKQAASPAGLTLAGEINQLLENAFRACGLPVSFARAARASRPEWGELQCNGALPLAKSLGRPPREIAAAVAEQLRAGGGFDTVEVAGAGFINLKLSAALLARHAQAQLADPACSIVQEPRQRIMLDYGGPNVAKPLHVGHLRSLVIGESLRRILRAQGHDTVSDVHLGDWGLQMGMLIAQIRHDFPSLSCFAPQPELAAASLDEASLGFGMQDLQRLYPLAAAACKDDPARMAEARELTAALQAGHPGYIALWRAIRSISLQVQQQDFAALDVHFDLLLGESDVQSLIPPMLSELRERGIGIESEGALVVEVAEDSDAHPMPPLLLAKSDGAALYATTDLATILHRVRDSGTAPARIIYVVDQRQALHFEQVFRSARRAGYAPGVELVHAGFGTVNGVDGKPYKTRQGGVAQLADLLNGAIDKARERLGALAADGSGQGAAADEFGQAARAAQAETLARLVGIAAVKFADLSSYRISGYIFDPERMVSFEGKTGPYVQYACVRIGSILARAAAQQLQPGPIQVTAEAERALVFECSRFPEVVASAAANLAPNEIADYVFNLAQTFSRFYLDCPVLAAESAELCASRLAISALARRVLERGLYLLGIAVPEKM; encoded by the coding sequence ATGAGAGAAAGCGAGAAACAAGCGGCGTCCCCGGCCGGCCTGACGCTGGCCGGCGAAATCAATCAACTGCTGGAAAACGCCTTCCGTGCCTGCGGGCTGCCGGTCAGCTTTGCGCGCGCGGCCCGAGCCAGCCGGCCTGAATGGGGCGAGCTGCAATGCAATGGCGCTCTGCCGCTGGCCAAGAGCCTGGGCCGTCCGCCGCGCGAGATCGCAGCGGCGGTGGCGGAACAGCTGCGCGCCGGCGGCGGCTTCGATACGGTCGAGGTGGCCGGCGCCGGCTTCATCAATCTGAAACTGTCGGCCGCGCTGCTGGCGCGCCACGCCCAGGCCCAGCTGGCCGACCCTGCCTGCAGCATCGTGCAGGAGCCGCGGCAGCGCATCATGCTCGACTATGGCGGACCAAACGTGGCCAAGCCGCTGCATGTGGGCCATCTGCGCTCGCTGGTTATCGGCGAGAGCCTGCGCCGCATCCTGCGCGCCCAGGGCCACGATACCGTCTCCGACGTGCACCTGGGCGACTGGGGGCTGCAGATGGGCATGCTGATCGCCCAGATCCGTCACGATTTCCCATCGCTGTCCTGCTTCGCGCCGCAGCCGGAACTGGCCGCCGCCAGCCTGGACGAGGCCAGCCTGGGCTTCGGCATGCAGGACTTGCAGCGCCTGTATCCGCTGGCGGCGGCGGCCTGCAAGGACGATCCGGCGCGCATGGCCGAGGCGCGCGAATTGACGGCGGCCCTGCAGGCCGGCCACCCCGGCTATATCGCGCTGTGGCGCGCTATCCGCTCCATCTCGCTGCAAGTGCAGCAGCAGGACTTCGCCGCGCTCGACGTGCATTTCGACCTGCTGCTGGGCGAAAGCGATGTGCAATCCCTGATCCCGCCCATGCTGAGCGAGCTGCGCGAGCGCGGCATCGGCATTGAAAGCGAGGGCGCGCTGGTGGTGGAAGTGGCCGAGGATAGCGACGCCCATCCGATGCCGCCGCTGCTGCTGGCCAAGTCGGATGGCGCCGCCCTGTATGCGACGACGGATCTGGCGACGATCCTGCACCGCGTGCGCGACAGCGGCACGGCGCCGGCGCGCATCATCTACGTGGTCGACCAGCGCCAGGCCCTGCATTTCGAGCAGGTGTTCCGCTCCGCGCGGCGGGCCGGCTACGCGCCGGGCGTGGAACTGGTGCATGCCGGCTTCGGCACCGTGAACGGCGTCGACGGCAAACCGTACAAGACGCGCCAGGGCGGCGTGGCGCAACTGGCCGACCTGCTGAACGGCGCCATCGACAAGGCGCGCGAGCGGCTCGGCGCGCTGGCTGCGGACGGATCGGGGCAGGGCGCTGCGGCCGACGAGTTCGGCCAAGCGGCGCGGGCTGCGCAAGCGGAGACGCTGGCGCGTCTGGTGGGCATTGCCGCCGTCAAATTCGCCGATCTGTCGAGCTACCGCATCTCCGGCTATATCTTCGATCCGGAGCGCATGGTGTCCTTCGAAGGCAAGACTGGACCGTATGTGCAATATGCCTGCGTGCGCATCGGCTCCATCCTGGCGCGTGCCGCCGCGCAGCAATTGCAGCCGGGGCCGATCCAGGTCACGGCCGAAGCCGAACGCGCGCTGGTGTTCGAATGTTCCCGTTTCCCGGAAGTGGTGGCCTCGGCGGCGGCGAACCTGGCGCCCAACGAGATCGCCGACTATGTATTCAATCTGGCCCAGACCTTCAGCCGCTTCTACCTCGATTGCCCGGTACTGGCGGCTGAAAGCGCGGAGCTGTGCGCTTCGCGGCTGGCGATCAGCGCGCTGGCGCGGCGGGTGCTGGAACGCGGTTTATACCTGTTAGGCATTGCAGTTCCTGAGAAGATGTAG
- a CDS encoding helix-turn-helix transcriptional regulator, translating to METENTYAYQRQLSPCEAQVCHWLLAGKSLPEVAIILGKGTATVKQQTLSIYRKLGVASRPQLFAKYMNDSKSPAFDNPGEYQEPAVWDLQQ from the coding sequence GTGGAAACGGAGAATACCTACGCCTACCAACGCCAGCTCAGCCCATGCGAGGCGCAAGTCTGCCATTGGCTGCTGGCCGGCAAAAGCCTGCCTGAAGTGGCTATCATTTTAGGCAAGGGGACTGCTACCGTGAAACAGCAGACCCTGTCGATCTACCGCAAGCTGGGCGTGGCCTCGCGTCCCCAGCTGTTCGCCAAATATATGAACGACAGCAAGAGTCCCGCGTTCGATAACCCAGGTGAGTATCAGGAGCCGGCTGTTTGGGATCTGCAGCAGTAG